ATCAGGAAATGATCTTGTTGTTGTCGAAGAAAAACGCCGAGGAACGTCTGGCAGCTTTTTTATACAACCTTTCTACCCGTTTCTCTCAACGAGGCTTTAGTCCGCGTGAGTTCCGCTTAACCATGACTCGTGGTGATATCGGCAATTATCTTGGACTGACCGTGGAAACAATCAGCCGTCTTCTTGGCCGTTTCCAAAAGTCTGAAATTCTAAGCGTTAAAGGCAAGTACATCACCATTATCGATCATGACGCATTGATGCAACTGGCTGGTGTTTCAACAGAATCTCAATAACTTCAATGATGTAGCTCTTTGATGAGCTACATCATACTTTCCCCTTCTTTCCCTCATTTTTTGCTAAAAAAACTCCTCGAACTGCGCTAAAGTGAAGTATACCCAAGTATTTTTAAAACAATTGGGTAGATGTCGGCCCGGTTGACTTATTTTAATTTTAAGTCTCCTCTTCACTAAGGAGTTAACAATGAGTATTTATAATAACATCCTTGTAGTCGCCAATATTAATAGCGACGAGCAACCTGCCCTTGCACGTGCTATGCAATTAGCTGCCAAAAGTCGCTCTCGTAGCCACATCACGTTTTTTCTTTCTATTTATGACTTCTCCTATGATATGACCTCTATGCTTTCCATCGATGAAAGAAATGCCATGCGTAAAGGTGTCATTCATCAACGTGAACAGTGGATGCGTTCAGTAGCAGAACCCTATATTAATGATTCAATTGATTTCGATGTTATCGTGGTATGGCATAACCGTCCTTACGAAGCGATCATTGCTCAGGTTTACGCTGGAGAACACGATATTGTCATTAAGGGAACGCGTAAACATGATGTGTTAGAGTCAGTCATCTTCACTCCGACTGATTGGCACTTGCTACGCAAATGCCCTGCTCCTGTGCTGTTGGTTAAAAACTCAGAATGGCCTGAGAATGCAAGCATATTGGCGTCTGTACATGTGGGTTCAGAAAATGAGACTCACCAAACCTTGAACGACTTAATGGTTGATCAATTAAATAGTTTGTCAGAAAGACTTGGCGCAAAACCTTATTTGGTTAACGCCTATCCTGTTACTCCGGCAAACATTACCATTGAACTGCCAGAGTTTGACCCAACGACCTACACGGATGCTGTTCGTGGTCACCACTTAACGGCGATGAAAGCATTGCGTCAGAAGCATGGTTACGATGAAGAACAGACGATTGTAGAGCAAGGCCTACCAGAGGACATTATTCCGGAGTCAGCTGAGAAGTTGAATTCGGCGATGGTGATCATCGGGACTTCTGGGCGTACTGGTCTTTCTGCTGTCTTTATTGGTAATACCGCAGAACATGTTATCGATAAGATTAACTGTGATGTCATGGCACTTAAGCCAGAGGGCTACATTAGTCCGTTAGACCCATCGACGGCCATCTAGGCGATCAAACACTCTTAACCGATCCCCTCTATGTTTAGAGGGGATTTTTCTTTGTGCGCTATCGAAAGCACTAGCATCTGCAAGATTTATCCGTATCATACGCCGTTCGAACTTTTCTTAAGGCCGTAATGTCTTTAGATGGGTATCGATGTGTTTAAGATAACAGATAAGACTGCGAACTAATGACAGAGCAAACTCAAGAGCTAAGCAAAGCTCAACAATATAATTTCAACAAACTTCAAAAGCGTATCCGCCGCAATACCGGCCAAGCGATTCAAGACTTCAATATGATTGAAGATGGTGATCGTATTATGGTTTGTCTATCAGGTGGTAAAGACAGCTTTACTATGTTGGATATACTGATGAGCCTGCAAAAGAGCGCGCCTATCTCATTCTCTCTTGTGGCTGTAAACCTTGACCAAAAACAACCTGGGTTTCCAGGGCACATTCTGCCTGAGTACCTAGAGTCAATTGGCGTCGAGTACAAAATTGTCGAAGAAGATACTTATTCAATCGTTCAAGATAAGATCCCTGAAGGTAAAACGACTTGCTCACTTTGTTCGCGTCTGCGTCGTGGTATTTTATACCGTACCGCGAAAGAACTTGGTGCAACTAAGATTGCCCTCGGTCACCATCGTGATGACATTTTAGAAACACTGTTCTTAAACATGTTCCATGGCGGCAAAATGAAAGGCATGCCACCGAAACTAGTATCGGACAACGGTGAACATGTTGTTATTCGCCCGCTTGCTTACTGCCGCGAAAAAGACATCATCAAATACGCAGATATGCGTGAGTACCCGATTATCCCTTGTAATCTATGTGGCTCTCAGCCAAACCTACAACGTCAAAATATTAAGCAAATGCTTAATGAGTGGGATAAGCGTTTCCCTGGCCGTATTGAAAGCATGTTCCGTGCGATGCAAAACGTGGTACCAAGTCACTTGGCAGACTACGAACTGTTCGATTTTAAATCGATTAATCGCGATTCAGGTGTGATTAACGGTGGCGATATCGGTTTTGACAAAGAAGAGTTACCAACACAAAACTTCGTTGATGAAGATGTTGTGCAAGAGTTCGACCCGAGTTTGAAGCTTGATGTAACAAACATCTAAGTTCTGCACTCGAACGGGTATTGAAAAGGTCGCTTTAGCGACCTTTTTAGTTTTGATTACTTAGCCTTAGGTAGATACGGCAACACTCTTGCTGTGGGTTGCGGAAGCGTAATAAAGCCGCCCTCACCAATCTCACTCAGTGCAATTTGTACTTTACCATCAATAATCTCTTTTTCGCTTCCGTTAGAAAATGTCACCACTGAACTTAGATTATCAGCAAATTCTAACGTCACACCCTCGACATCCGGTGTAAACCAACTCGCAAACATTCCTCCAAGCTCTTCAAGGATTGATTGCATTTGCGGCATTAGTGATTCTATCTCTTGGTAACTCACTTGGCCTGATAACGGTTGCTTGGTCATTACAACCATAGAAAAGTCGCAGCGTTGATCTTGAGGCGTATCAACAAAAACAAGGGGATTGGCGGATCTCAGGTTGTCATCTAGCGGGACAAGCACCTCTTGATACGGTGAGATACTTAGCTCTTCATAATGTTCCTCTTTCTCCATCCATGCTTTTTCGATTTTGCACAGTTTTTTTGTATCGGCATTGAGAAAGAAAAAGCCGACTTTTACATCTTCATGTCCTTCATTGGCATTCTGCTTCATATGCGTGAATAGCTTTGAATAGGTGAACATGTATTCTTGGGCATAACTAGGTAAAGAAACAGCGCTTAAAAGCGCTGTTGTCATCAGTGTGAGCGTAGTTTTTTTCATCAATTCATTTGATCGTTATAATTTGTCCAGTACTTATCATTATGTCTGATCATGGCTTGTAAGTCCTTGACGTACGCCTCACCTCGCTCAGAATACTTTAGTAGACCGTTAGTAAGCGCGATCGCTGCCTGTGGGCCAATCAGGCTTTGGTCCGAGTTTTGTCTCGCAAAGCGAATCTCACGTAAATCATAATAGGCGTTGTTGCGGTTAACGTTCATAAAGTAACGGTGGATAGATTCTTGTACCGATTCAAACTTAGCGACTTCATGAAATGACCCAGAGTTACGCTGTAACGGAACCATGCCGCAACCTTTGGTGTAGCACCATTGACCGAAATAGTTGTTACCTTGTTTGGCAAATCTCGATGTGCCCCAGGCGGACTCGTTCGCGGCTTGGGTCATCACTAACGCCTCAGGTAGCACGTTGACGCGATGAAGCATTTTATCAAGCCAAGCCTCATTAACGCCTTCTGTCGTCAACTCAACCGCATACAACTTACTTAAACGCTTAGCATAACTCGAGTCTTCACCCGTCAAACGCCCTTGTGTAAAGTTGTTTTGGATGCGAATTAACCGTGCCCGCTCTTTTTGCACGCGTTGATTCTCAAGCTCTACTCCGGGACGTAAATAGTCAAAGAATGCTTGCTTCTTCTCATTCACATCATCAATTTGACCGAAGTCTGGCGCTGCACCCACAGCACTACCGATAAAAGTAATTCGATCTGTCTCTACCTGCTCTTCTTCTTTTGGTTGAAACTCATATTGATAAAAACCAAAAACAGCCACGATGGTTGTGGCTGCTAGGGCGAAAAATTCATTTTTACGCATCAAACACCTGCGGGTTGTGGTCATCGTCATCTTTCGGTCGCTCGGTCGCGACGATTTTCAGTTTAATACCGAACATATTGCGGTAAATAATCCCTTTAACATGGAAGAAGAATGGCAACACAAAGATCAAACCAATTCCATAAAACATTGCGCCAGCAATGAAC
This is a stretch of genomic DNA from Vibrio panuliri. It encodes these proteins:
- a CDS encoding DUF2987 domain-containing protein — encoded protein: MKKTTLTLMTTALLSAVSLPSYAQEYMFTYSKLFTHMKQNANEGHEDVKVGFFFLNADTKKLCKIEKAWMEKEEHYEELSISPYQEVLVPLDDNLRSANPLVFVDTPQDQRCDFSMVVMTKQPLSGQVSYQEIESLMPQMQSILEELGGMFASWFTPDVEGVTLEFADNLSSVVTFSNGSEKEIIDGKVQIALSEIGEGGFITLPQPTARVLPYLPKAK
- a CDS encoding glucosaminidase domain-containing protein, giving the protein MRKNEFFALAATTIVAVFGFYQYEFQPKEEEQVETDRITFIGSAVGAAPDFGQIDDVNEKKQAFFDYLRPGVELENQRVQKERARLIRIQNNFTQGRLTGEDSSYAKRLSKLYAVELTTEGVNEAWLDKMLHRVNVLPEALVMTQAANESAWGTSRFAKQGNNYFGQWCYTKGCGMVPLQRNSGSFHEVAKFESVQESIHRYFMNVNRNNAYYDLREIRFARQNSDQSLIGPQAAIALTNGLLKYSERGEAYVKDLQAMIRHNDKYWTNYNDQMN
- the uspE gene encoding universal stress protein UspE; this encodes MSIYNNILVVANINSDEQPALARAMQLAAKSRSRSHITFFLSIYDFSYDMTSMLSIDERNAMRKGVIHQREQWMRSVAEPYINDSIDFDVIVVWHNRPYEAIIAQVYAGEHDIVIKGTRKHDVLESVIFTPTDWHLLRKCPAPVLLVKNSEWPENASILASVHVGSENETHQTLNDLMVDQLNSLSERLGAKPYLVNAYPVTPANITIELPEFDPTTYTDAVRGHHLTAMKALRQKHGYDEEQTIVEQGLPEDIIPESAEKLNSAMVIIGTSGRTGLSAVFIGNTAEHVIDKINCDVMALKPEGYISPLDPSTAI
- the ttcA gene encoding tRNA 2-thiocytidine(32) synthetase TtcA: MTEQTQELSKAQQYNFNKLQKRIRRNTGQAIQDFNMIEDGDRIMVCLSGGKDSFTMLDILMSLQKSAPISFSLVAVNLDQKQPGFPGHILPEYLESIGVEYKIVEEDTYSIVQDKIPEGKTTCSLCSRLRRGILYRTAKELGATKIALGHHRDDILETLFLNMFHGGKMKGMPPKLVSDNGEHVVIRPLAYCREKDIIKYADMREYPIIPCNLCGSQPNLQRQNIKQMLNEWDKRFPGRIESMFRAMQNVVPSHLADYELFDFKSINRDSGVINGGDIGFDKEELPTQNFVDEDVVQEFDPSLKLDVTNI